One stretch of Pseudomonas sp. NC02 DNA includes these proteins:
- the pheS gene encoding phenylalanine--tRNA ligase subunit alpha, producing the protein MENLDALVSQALEAVQSAEDINALEQIRVHYLGKKGELTQVMKTLGNLPAEERPQVGALINVAKERVTEVLNARKASLEEADLAAKLAAESIDVTLPGRGQTSGGLHPITRTLERIEQFFTHIGYGIAEGPEVEDDYHNFEALNIPGHHPARSMHDTFYFNANMLLRTHTSPVQVRTMESQKPPIRIVCPGRVYRSDSDITHSPMFHQVEGLLVDRDINFADLKGTIEEFLRVFFEKELAVRFRPSFFPFTEPSAEVDMECVMCSGKGCRVCKQTGWLEVMGCGMVHPNVLRMSGIDPEEFSGFAFGMGVERLAMLRYGVNDLRLFFDNDLRFLAQFR; encoded by the coding sequence ATGGAAAACCTGGATGCGCTGGTCTCTCAAGCACTAGAGGCTGTGCAAAGCGCAGAAGATATCAATGCCCTGGAGCAAATCCGGGTTCACTACCTCGGCAAAAAGGGTGAATTGACTCAGGTGATGAAGACCCTGGGGAATTTGCCGGCTGAAGAGCGTCCGCAAGTCGGTGCGCTGATCAACGTGGCCAAGGAGCGTGTTACAGAGGTTCTCAATGCGCGCAAGGCGTCGCTCGAGGAGGCTGATCTTGCGGCCAAGCTCGCCGCCGAATCCATTGACGTGACCCTGCCTGGCCGTGGCCAGACCTCGGGCGGCCTGCATCCGATTACCCGGACTCTGGAACGTATCGAGCAGTTCTTCACCCACATCGGCTACGGCATTGCCGAAGGCCCTGAGGTCGAAGACGACTATCACAACTTCGAGGCGCTCAACATCCCAGGCCACCACCCGGCCCGGTCGATGCATGACACCTTCTATTTCAACGCGAACATGCTGCTGCGCACCCATACCTCGCCGGTACAGGTCCGCACCATGGAATCGCAGAAGCCGCCGATCCGCATCGTCTGCCCAGGCCGTGTGTATCGCAGCGACTCCGATATCACCCACTCGCCGATGTTCCACCAGGTCGAAGGCCTGCTGGTTGATCGCGACATCAACTTCGCCGACCTCAAAGGCACCATCGAAGAATTCCTGCGGGTGTTCTTCGAGAAGGAGCTGGCGGTACGTTTCCGTCCTTCATTCTTCCCGTTCACCGAGCCATCCGCTGAAGTCGATATGGAATGCGTGATGTGCAGCGGTAAAGGCTGCCGCGTCTGCAAACAGACCGGCTGGCTGGAAGTGATGGGTTGCGGCATGGTTCACCCCAACGTACTGCGCATGTCCGGGATCGACCCGGAAGAATTCTCGGGCTTTGCCTTCGGCATGGGCGTTGAGCGTCTGGCCATGCTGCGTTACGGCGTGAACGACTTGCGTCTGTTCTTCGACAACGACTTGCGGTTCCTCGCGCAATTTCGCTAG
- the pheT gene encoding phenylalanine--tRNA ligase subunit beta produces MKFSEQWLRGWVSPQVSRDELVARLSMAGLEVDSVTPAAGVFSGVVVGEVLSTEQHPDADKLRVCQVSNGAETFQVVCGAPNVRPGLKIPFAMIGAELPGDFKIKKAKLRGVESNGMLCSQAELQVGEGNDGLMELPADAPVGQDIRVYLELEDASIEVDLTPNRGDCLSLAGLAREVGALYAANVTRPVVAAVPAVHDEVRSIEVLAPNACPRYLGRVIRNVDLSKPTPLWMVERLRRSEVRSIDAAVDITNYVMLELGQPLHAFDLAEINGGIRVRMAEEGEKLVLLDGQEVSLRADTLVIADHSRALAIAGVMGGEHSGVSATTRDIFLESAFFDQIAIAGKARSYGLHTDASHRYERGVDWQLAREAMERATGLLLEITGGEAGPIIETVSEQHLPSVAPIILRAKAVEQMLGLVIEPVEIERLLSALGLGISAGEAGQWHVEVPSHRFDISLEVDLIEELARLYGYNRLPVRYPQARLAPQPKAEARAHLPELRRLLVARGYQEAVTYSFIDPKQFELFNPGVEPLLLANPISNDMAAMRSSLWPGLVKALSHNLNRQQDRVRMFESGLRFVGQLDGLKQEPMLAGVVCGSRLPEGWAQGRDTVDFFDVKADVEAVLGFAGALDAFTFTPGKHPALHPGQTARIEREGRLVGFVGAIHPELSKTLGLDRPVFVFELVLAEVASGKMPKFSELSRFPEVRRDLALIADQGVAASAVLDVIRENAGEWLTDLRLFDVYQGKGIDPHRKSLAVGLTWQHPSRTLNDDEVNTTTQNILTSLEQRLNATLRK; encoded by the coding sequence ATGAAATTCAGTGAACAATGGCTGCGTGGCTGGGTAAGCCCGCAGGTAAGTCGCGACGAGCTGGTTGCTCGTCTGTCGATGGCCGGCCTTGAGGTCGATAGCGTTACGCCGGCCGCCGGTGTTTTCAGTGGTGTGGTTGTGGGTGAGGTGCTGAGCACCGAGCAACACCCGGACGCTGACAAGTTGCGTGTGTGCCAGGTCAGCAACGGCGCGGAAACCTTCCAGGTCGTGTGCGGAGCGCCAAACGTGCGCCCGGGCCTGAAAATCCCGTTCGCCATGATCGGTGCCGAGCTGCCAGGCGACTTCAAGATCAAGAAGGCCAAGCTGCGTGGCGTTGAGTCCAACGGCATGCTGTGCTCCCAGGCGGAACTGCAGGTCGGTGAAGGCAACGATGGCCTGATGGAACTGCCGGCCGATGCGCCAGTGGGCCAGGACATCCGTGTCTATCTGGAACTGGAAGACGCCAGCATCGAGGTCGACCTGACCCCGAACCGTGGCGACTGCCTGTCGCTGGCGGGCCTGGCGCGTGAAGTCGGCGCACTGTACGCCGCGAACGTGACCCGCCCGGTGGTTGCAGCGGTACCTGCCGTGCACGACGAAGTGCGTTCGATCGAAGTGCTCGCCCCCAATGCCTGCCCACGTTACCTGGGTCGCGTGATCCGTAACGTCGACCTGTCCAAGCCAACCCCGCTGTGGATGGTTGAGCGCCTGCGCCGTTCCGAAGTGCGCAGCATCGACGCTGCCGTCGACATCACCAACTACGTGATGCTGGAACTGGGCCAACCGCTGCACGCCTTCGATCTCGCCGAAATCAACGGCGGCATCCGCGTTCGCATGGCCGAAGAAGGCGAGAAGCTGGTACTGCTCGACGGCCAGGAAGTTAGCCTGCGTGCCGACACCCTGGTGATCGCTGACCATTCCCGCGCCCTGGCGATTGCCGGCGTGATGGGGGGTGAGCACAGTGGCGTGTCCGCAACCACTCGCGACATCTTTCTCGAAAGCGCTTTCTTCGATCAGATCGCCATCGCTGGCAAGGCCCGTTCCTATGGCCTGCACACCGACGCCTCGCACCGCTACGAGCGTGGCGTGGACTGGCAGCTGGCCCGTGAAGCCATGGAGCGCGCCACTGGCCTGCTGCTGGAAATCACTGGCGGCGAAGCCGGCCCGATCATCGAAACCGTCAGCGAACAGCACCTGCCGTCGGTTGCACCGATCATCCTGCGCGCCAAGGCCGTTGAGCAAATGCTCGGCCTGGTGATCGAGCCGGTTGAAATCGAGCGCCTGCTGTCGGCACTCGGCCTCGGCATCTCGGCCGGTGAAGCAGGGCAGTGGCACGTAGAAGTGCCAAGCCATCGCTTCGATATCAGCCTGGAAGTCGACCTGATCGAAGAACTGGCCCGCCTGTACGGCTACAACCGCCTGCCGGTTCGTTACCCGCAAGCGCGCCTGGCGCCGCAGCCGAAAGCCGAAGCCCGTGCACACCTGCCGGAACTGCGTCGCCTGCTGGTTGCCCGTGGTTATCAGGAAGCGGTGACCTACAGCTTCATCGATCCAAAGCAATTCGAACTGTTCAACCCGGGTGTCGAGCCGCTGTTGCTGGCTAACCCGATCTCCAACGACATGGCCGCCATGCGCTCGTCGCTGTGGCCGGGTCTGGTGAAGGCGCTGTCCCACAACCTGAACCGTCAGCAAGACCGCGTGCGCATGTTTGAAAGCGGCCTGCGTTTCGTCGGTCAGCTGGATGGCCTGAAGCAAGAGCCGATGCTGGCTGGCGTGGTTTGCGGCAGCCGTCTGCCGGAAGGCTGGGCACAAGGTCGCGACACTGTCGACTTCTTCGACGTCAAGGCCGATGTGGAAGCGGTGCTGGGCTTTGCCGGTGCGCTGGATGCCTTCACTTTCACCCCTGGCAAACACCCGGCGTTGCACCCGGGCCAGACCGCCCGTATCGAACGTGAAGGTCGCCTGGTGGGCTTCGTTGGCGCGATTCACCCCGAACTGTCGAAAACCTTGGGGCTGGACCGTCCAGTCTTCGTTTTTGAGCTAGTCTTGGCTGAAGTGGCCTCGGGCAAAATGCCTAAATTCAGCGAGTTGTCGCGTTTCCCTGAAGTACGACGTGATCTGGCGCTGATTGCCGATCAAGGTGTTGCGGCCAGTGCTGTTCTGGACGTAATCCGTGAAAATGCAGGGGAATGGCTGACAGACCTCAGGCTATTTGACGTCTATCAGGGTAAAGGCATTGATCCGCATAGAAAAAGCCTCGCAGTTGGCTTGACCTGGCAGCATCCATCGCGCACTCTTAATGACGATGAGGTGAATACGACGACGCAAAATATCCTCACCTCGCTCGAACAAAGGTTGAACGCCACGTTAAGGAAGTGA
- the ihfA gene encoding integration host factor subunit alpha, whose amino-acid sequence MGALTKAEMAERLYEELGLNKREAKELVELFFEEIRHALEDNEQVKLSGFGNFDLRDKRQRPGRNPKTGEEIPITARRVVTFRPGQKLKARVEAYAGTKS is encoded by the coding sequence ATGGGGGCTTTGACGAAAGCTGAGATGGCGGAACGTCTGTATGAAGAGCTGGGCCTGAACAAGCGCGAGGCCAAGGAATTGGTCGAGCTGTTCTTTGAAGAAATCAGGCACGCACTTGAAGACAACGAACAGGTCAAATTGTCCGGTTTCGGCAATTTTGACCTGCGGGACAAACGCCAGCGGCCTGGCCGCAATCCAAAAACGGGAGAAGAAATCCCGATCACGGCTCGCCGTGTGGTCACCTTTCGTCCAGGGCAGAAGTTGAAGGCCCGAGTTGAGGCTTATGCTGGAACCAAGTCATAA
- a CDS encoding MerR family transcriptional regulator codes for MLEPSHNDELPVIPGKRYFTIGEVSELCAVKPHVLRYWEQEFPQLNPVKRTGNRRYYQRQDVLMIRQIRALLYDQGFTISGARQRMSGDEAKDDTTQYKQMIRQMISELEDVLVVLKK; via the coding sequence ATGCTGGAACCAAGTCATAACGACGAACTGCCCGTCATCCCAGGCAAACGCTACTTCACCATTGGTGAAGTCAGCGAGCTTTGTGCGGTAAAGCCGCACGTGCTGCGCTATTGGGAGCAGGAGTTTCCTCAACTCAACCCCGTCAAACGCACCGGGAACCGTCGGTATTATCAGCGCCAGGATGTGCTGATGATCCGACAGATCCGTGCGTTGCTGTACGACCAGGGGTTCACCATCAGCGGCGCGCGCCAGCGTATGTCCGGTGATGAAGCCAAAGACGACACCACCCAATACAAGCAAATGATCCGCCAGATGATCTCCGAACTCGAAGATGTGCTGGTGGTTTTGAAGAAGTAA
- a CDS encoding tyrosine-type recombinase/integrase, whose product MARKTMSGLYQRNGIWHIDKVVRGSRLQESTGASEREEAEQYLIHRLEKLRQEKIYGVRQVRTWREAATRFLVEFKDQASIGLSASHIEQLDPYIGDLPITHIDDGALAPFIRDRQRPGKTAKGKTKPGVSNRTVNIALQRVVRILNLCHRKWRDAEKRPWLESVPMISMMEEKKSSRKPYPLSWEEQSMLFAELPDHLLRMALYKVNTGCREQEVCKLRWDWEIRVPDLNTSVFLIPAGFGGRSDKAGVKNGDDRLVILNKVAMSIIDGQRGRHRELVFPYGQPDQFGATAIHRMNDTAWKKARVRAADQWEKDHQAPAHPGLRSIRIHDLKHTFGRRLRAAGVTEEDRKALLGHKNGSITSHYSTPELQHLIEAANKVSATDSRGPALTILRRKTG is encoded by the coding sequence ATGGCGCGAAAAACAATGTCGGGCCTCTACCAGAGGAACGGGATTTGGCACATCGACAAAGTCGTCAGAGGTAGCCGACTTCAAGAAAGCACTGGAGCAAGCGAAAGGGAGGAAGCCGAGCAGTACCTGATTCATCGGCTGGAAAAGCTGCGGCAGGAAAAGATTTACGGCGTGCGCCAGGTGCGGACCTGGCGCGAAGCTGCCACCCGGTTCCTGGTCGAGTTCAAGGACCAAGCATCGATCGGTCTTTCCGCTTCGCACATCGAGCAGCTTGACCCGTACATTGGCGATCTGCCAATCACGCACATCGATGACGGGGCCTTGGCCCCATTCATTCGTGATCGGCAGCGGCCAGGCAAGACGGCAAAGGGGAAAACCAAACCAGGCGTATCGAACAGGACGGTCAACATCGCCCTGCAGCGCGTCGTCAGGATCTTGAACCTGTGCCACCGCAAGTGGCGCGATGCTGAAAAGCGGCCATGGCTGGAGAGCGTGCCGATGATATCGATGATGGAGGAAAAGAAGTCCAGCCGGAAACCCTACCCACTGTCCTGGGAAGAGCAATCCATGCTGTTTGCTGAACTACCGGATCACCTGTTGAGGATGGCCCTCTACAAGGTGAACACCGGGTGCCGGGAACAGGAAGTTTGCAAATTGCGGTGGGATTGGGAGATACGGGTGCCAGACCTCAACACCAGCGTGTTTCTGATACCTGCCGGATTCGGCGGGCGAAGTGATAAAGCCGGGGTGAAGAATGGTGACGATCGCCTGGTGATCCTGAACAAGGTGGCCATGTCCATTATCGATGGACAGCGCGGTCGACACCGGGAGCTTGTCTTTCCGTATGGGCAGCCCGATCAGTTCGGGGCCACCGCTATCCACCGGATGAACGATACGGCTTGGAAGAAAGCCAGGGTGCGCGCTGCAGACCAGTGGGAGAAGGACCACCAGGCGCCAGCACACCCCGGACTCAGATCGATCAGGATTCACGACCTAAAGCACACCTTTGGCAGAAGGCTACGTGCAGCAGGTGTGACAGAGGAAGATCGGAAGGCATTGTTGGGGCACAAGAACGGCAGCATTACGAGCCACTATTCTACCCCGGAGCTGCAGCACCTGATTGAGGCTGCGAACAAAGTATCGGCAACTGACTCTCGCGGGCCGGCGCTGACGATATTGAGGAGGAAGACGGGATGA
- a CDS encoding Arc family DNA-binding protein, with amino-acid sequence MNTQYDSRTADKFVVRLPDGLRADIERTAGECDTSMNTVFIRAVRQYLDGQQRQQLLLDALAKAVTGKEELDAVLHWRGKHTQAIRERDALQALLTAADERADTAASLIRRIVANFDTEIEYHEDVEPNDLEHDQVLADMRDFLGALKPADGDGKPCACPGCDSARRANSPFCVAHRSARSRTRGQDPLTAGGLEWLMQNDGLQQ; translated from the coding sequence ATGAACACACAATACGATTCGCGCACCGCCGACAAGTTTGTGGTGCGCCTGCCAGACGGCCTGCGCGCCGATATTGAGCGAACCGCCGGCGAATGCGACACCAGCATGAACACGGTATTTATCCGGGCCGTGCGCCAGTACCTGGATGGGCAGCAGCGCCAGCAGCTGTTGCTGGATGCACTGGCAAAAGCCGTCACCGGCAAGGAAGAACTGGACGCCGTACTGCACTGGCGCGGAAAGCACACCCAGGCGATCCGAGAGCGTGACGCCCTGCAGGCTCTGCTTACCGCAGCGGATGAGCGGGCCGACACCGCCGCATCGCTGATCAGGCGCATCGTTGCCAACTTCGACACCGAGATTGAGTATCACGAAGACGTAGAGCCGAATGATCTGGAACATGACCAGGTGCTGGCTGATATGCGCGATTTTTTGGGCGCGCTCAAGCCAGCAGATGGTGACGGCAAGCCTTGCGCCTGCCCCGGCTGCGACTCTGCAAGGCGTGCCAATTCGCCGTTTTGCGTTGCCCACCGCTCTGCAAGAAGCAGAACACGCGGGCAAGACCCGCTCACTGCGGGCGGTCTTGAATGGCTGATGCAGAACGATGGGCTTCAACAATAA